The Brassica oleracea var. oleracea cultivar TO1000 chromosome C6, BOL, whole genome shotgun sequence genome includes a region encoding these proteins:
- the LOC106300961 gene encoding uncharacterized protein LOC106300961: protein MQFTRRRFPPREALEMPAAELNRRRNHGSSLRTRLACTCSGRPGSARCVRHGYIVPSREKLIRRASDGNREILKRALMPSSHHRMSHRRWNFRPTPSRLCNMSSA from the coding sequence ATGCAGTTTACAAGAAGAAGATTCCCACCACGAGAAGCTCTAGAGATGCCGGCAGCAGAACTGAACCGTCGGAGAAATCATGGGTCGAGTCTAAGGACCAGGCTGGCTTGCACGTGTTCAGGCCGGCCTGGTTCGGCTCGGTGCGTGCGGCACGGTTATATTGTTCCGAGCAGGGAGAAGCTGATAAGGAGAGCAAGTGACGGAAACAGAGAGATACTGAAGAGAGCCTTGATGCCGTCTAGTCACCATCGGATGAGTCACCGACGGTGGAATTTCCGACCAACTCCAAGCCGACTCTGTAATATGTCTTCCGCTTGA